Proteins encoded in a region of the Terriglobales bacterium genome:
- the hisS gene encoding histidine--tRNA ligase, with protein sequence MIKSVRGTRDLLPPETALWNFVEAAARDVFRDYNFQEIRTPILEDLSLFQRSVGEETDIVSKEMFAWQDRGRAESDKGHWLALRPENTAGVVRAFIEHKLWERPGVQKLFYIGPQFRRERPQKGRYRQFYQIGAEAIGPPAAGTESPARDAEILEMLATLLDRLGIQGWTLQLNSVGCVHDRPRYHEALRAALAPVVANMCADCQRRAVTNPLRVFDCKVLEDQPVIATLPTIGQFLDESCRTHFAEVQRILTALDIPFTLNERLVRGLDYYEKTAFEFTHGSLGAQNAILGGGRYDGLSETLGGPRAPGIGFAIGEDRLILSLKETAEALAKKPDAYIAPLGSGMNAEAARLARQLRRHDLVIEVGDETFRLKKSLETASKIGARYVLIVGENEVKADAFALKNLSTGEQVTVPRAQLAARIQNR encoded by the coding sequence ATGATCAAGTCCGTCCGAGGAACCCGCGACCTGCTTCCGCCGGAAACGGCGCTGTGGAACTTTGTCGAGGCCGCCGCGCGTGACGTCTTCCGCGATTACAACTTCCAGGAAATTCGCACGCCCATCCTCGAAGATCTCTCCTTATTCCAGCGCTCTGTCGGCGAAGAAACCGACATTGTCAGCAAGGAAATGTTTGCCTGGCAGGACCGAGGACGCGCCGAGAGCGACAAAGGCCATTGGCTCGCTCTGCGCCCCGAAAACACTGCCGGCGTCGTGCGTGCCTTCATCGAGCACAAGCTTTGGGAGCGGCCCGGCGTGCAGAAGCTCTTCTACATCGGCCCGCAATTCCGCCGCGAGCGCCCGCAGAAGGGCCGCTACCGCCAGTTCTACCAGATCGGCGCCGAGGCCATCGGGCCGCCCGCCGCCGGCACCGAATCGCCCGCTCGCGATGCCGAAATCCTGGAAATGCTCGCCACCCTGCTCGATCGTCTCGGTATCCAGGGTTGGACGCTGCAGCTCAACTCCGTCGGCTGCGTGCACGACCGTCCGCGTTACCATGAAGCCCTGCGCGCCGCCCTCGCGCCCGTGGTCGCCAACATGTGCGCCGACTGCCAGCGTCGGGCCGTCACCAACCCGTTGCGCGTCTTTGATTGCAAAGTCCTGGAAGACCAGCCTGTCATTGCCACGCTTCCCACCATCGGCCAGTTTCTTGACGAATCCTGCCGCACCCATTTTGCGGAAGTCCAACGCATCCTTACAGCTCTGGATATCCCTTTCACCCTCAACGAACGCCTCGTCAGGGGCCTCGACTATTACGAAAAGACCGCCTTTGAATTCACCCACGGATCGCTGGGCGCGCAAAATGCGATCCTCGGCGGGGGAAGATATGACGGCCTATCCGAGACGCTGGGAGGACCGCGGGCGCCGGGGATCGGGTTTGCAATCGGCGAGGATCGCCTGATCTTGTCGCTGAAAGAAACGGCGGAGGCGCTGGCCAAGAAGCCGGATGCGTACATCGCGCCGCTGGGATCCGGGATGAATGCCGAAGCGGCCAGGCTGGCGCGCCAATTGCGACGTCATGACCTCGTCATCGAGGTTGGCGACGAAACTTTCCGGCTGAAGAAGTCGCTGGAGACGGCGAGCAAGATCGGCGCGCGATA
- a CDS encoding gamma carbonic anhydrase family protein — MIRSYKGIHPRVPATAFVDDSAQVIGDVTLGEHASIWMNAVLRGDVHYIKIGAHSNIQDNSVLHGMKEQWPVELGEWVTVGHSVTLHGCVIEDKCLIGMGSIILNGARIGKGSIIAAGTVIPEGTHVEPGTLWMGVPGRFRKKLGPEDQENIMAYAKRYLEYKESYLRERGG; from the coding sequence ATGATCCGAAGCTACAAAGGCATCCACCCGCGGGTACCGGCCACGGCGTTCGTGGACGACTCCGCGCAAGTCATTGGCGATGTCACCTTGGGCGAGCACGCCTCGATCTGGATGAATGCCGTGCTGCGCGGAGACGTGCACTACATCAAAATCGGCGCCCACTCCAACATCCAGGACAACAGCGTCCTGCACGGAATGAAGGAACAGTGGCCGGTCGAACTGGGCGAATGGGTCACCGTCGGCCACTCGGTCACGCTGCACGGCTGCGTGATCGAGGACAAGTGCCTGATCGGCATGGGCTCTATCATCCTGAACGGCGCGCGCATCGGAAAGGGCTCGATCATTGCCGCCGGTACGGTGATCCCCGAGGGCACTCATGTCGAGCCTGGCACGCTGTGGATGGGCGTCCCCGGCCGCTTCCGCAAGAAACTGGGCCCGGAGGACCAGGAAAACATCATGGCCTACGCCAAACGCTACCTGGAATACAAGGAGTCATATCTGCGGGAACGAGGCGGGTGA
- a CDS encoding TonB-dependent receptor yields the protein MSIAQDSATGTIRGVVDDAAGARVAGASVVVRVIAKGWTRRTATNDEGSFSVPLLEPGEYLVRVEAAGMAPAEQAVKVEVGGVIELTVKLRLAIQQQTVEVTGEMSTVVATETSPISTVLNEEDISDLPLNGRRFADLALLTPNLTTDPRSLTSATNGDLAYGGTRGVYSSYMVDGADNNNAFFAQARGRYRAPYQFSNEVIQEFRVSSNTYGAELGRAGGAVINVVTRSGSNYLHGTGFYYLRDSGFNATPAYVGFKPLDRQHQFGATLSGPIKKNRAFFFAGFDQHIFQVPTIVHFLNGSSTLVPSVNDYESSDYGLVMSTAAALSQMGGQFRSRLLGNAGFAKVDVAITPRHHLSSRVNTSRYYGANNVFFDPASPITTYAVNENGEEDVATETASVTLASALTSSLTSNLRVQFSRDLQQSYPNSAFPLTRIYDVMDGFGRSSILPRTTREHRLHAAETLAFGGRRHSIKIGGDLLKTWIYNFFPSLFGGEYIFDDVTVDPWTFEPVTYGMRITPLRAYAHMVPHYYIQNFGTAVSHPDTTEYAAFAQDTIRVTDHLGVTLGVRYDFQGFRTDELVSNSYYPDSGRVPVDRNNVAPRLGFAYSIGDRRPIIVRGGYGLFYTRIPSMYTSSIETQNGAQQMHLMLSTAQQADRPLFPTYPYPLVSCATSATSCTPPAALLSHTTTEISAFAHNFQIPVVQQSSLSVEKEIGTRTAVGVNYLYVRGMHLIRARDVNLPPPEPVTYPVYDESGANLLGYYTIDSFAPLETVRSLSCPFPPCVGEVLRPMPQLGSVNVFESAATSTYHGLTVSLRRRMHHGFGMRLAYTWSRAMDDGQDALVVGRPATVQNSYSPNSEWGPGTSDQRHRFRRRGRWNRSPFIRTGQRCDGCSTIGKSPAW from the coding sequence GTGTCGATTGCCCAGGATTCGGCCACCGGCACGATTCGCGGCGTGGTGGACGACGCTGCCGGGGCGCGCGTGGCAGGCGCGAGTGTAGTCGTCAGGGTCATCGCTAAAGGATGGACGCGCCGGACGGCGACGAACGACGAGGGGAGCTTTTCCGTTCCCTTACTCGAGCCCGGTGAGTACCTGGTCCGCGTGGAAGCCGCAGGCATGGCGCCGGCGGAACAGGCGGTGAAGGTCGAAGTCGGCGGGGTGATCGAACTCACAGTGAAGTTGCGCCTGGCTATCCAACAGCAGACGGTGGAAGTCACGGGCGAAATGAGCACGGTTGTCGCCACCGAAACCAGCCCTATTTCCACGGTGCTGAATGAAGAAGACATATCCGACCTGCCGCTGAATGGCCGCCGCTTCGCCGACCTGGCGCTGCTGACGCCGAACCTGACCACCGATCCAAGATCGCTGACCTCAGCGACTAACGGCGACCTGGCCTACGGCGGCACTCGCGGCGTGTACTCCAGTTACATGGTGGACGGCGCAGACAATAACAACGCCTTTTTCGCACAGGCGCGGGGGCGCTACCGCGCTCCCTACCAGTTCAGCAATGAGGTGATCCAGGAGTTCCGGGTGTCTTCCAATACCTACGGTGCGGAACTGGGGCGCGCCGGCGGGGCGGTCATCAACGTGGTGACCCGCAGCGGCTCCAACTACCTGCACGGCACGGGCTTCTATTACCTGCGCGACAGCGGCTTCAACGCGACCCCGGCATATGTCGGTTTCAAACCACTCGACCGGCAACACCAATTCGGTGCGACTTTGAGCGGTCCGATCAAGAAGAACCGTGCGTTTTTCTTTGCCGGCTTCGACCAGCACATTTTTCAGGTGCCAACCATCGTTCATTTCCTGAACGGTTCGTCGACGCTGGTGCCGTCGGTGAATGACTACGAGTCCAGCGATTACGGCCTGGTGATGTCGACGGCGGCAGCCCTGTCGCAGATGGGCGGGCAGTTCCGTTCGCGACTGCTGGGCAATGCGGGCTTTGCCAAGGTGGATGTAGCCATCACGCCGCGGCATCACCTGAGCTCCCGGGTAAACACGTCGCGATATTACGGCGCGAATAATGTCTTCTTCGACCCTGCCAGCCCGATTACGACCTACGCGGTGAACGAGAACGGCGAAGAAGACGTGGCGACCGAGACCGCTTCCGTAACCTTGGCCAGCGCGCTTACCAGCAGCTTGACCAGCAATCTTCGCGTGCAGTTCTCGCGCGACCTGCAGCAGTCGTATCCGAATTCCGCTTTTCCGCTGACGCGGATTTACGACGTCATGGACGGCTTCGGCCGTTCCTCGATCCTGCCGCGCACGACGCGCGAGCACCGCCTGCACGCCGCCGAGACCCTTGCCTTCGGGGGGCGGCGGCACTCCATCAAAATCGGCGGCGACCTGCTCAAAACCTGGATCTACAATTTCTTCCCATCGCTGTTCGGCGGCGAGTACATCTTCGACGACGTGACCGTGGACCCCTGGACGTTCGAGCCGGTCACGTACGGCATGCGGATCACGCCACTTCGGGCATACGCGCACATGGTGCCGCATTACTACATCCAGAATTTTGGGACCGCGGTGTCGCATCCGGACACTACCGAGTACGCCGCCTTCGCGCAGGACACGATTCGCGTCACCGACCACTTGGGCGTGACCCTGGGCGTCCGCTACGACTTCCAGGGCTTTCGCACCGACGAGCTGGTATCGAACTCTTACTATCCCGACTCGGGAAGGGTCCCGGTGGACCGCAACAATGTCGCGCCCCGCCTCGGCTTCGCTTACTCCATCGGGGATCGCAGGCCCATCATCGTTCGAGGCGGCTACGGGCTTTTCTATACGCGCATCCCTTCGATGTACACCTCGTCGATCGAAACCCAAAATGGCGCGCAGCAGATGCACCTGATGCTCAGCACCGCACAGCAGGCAGACCGGCCGCTGTTCCCAACCTACCCCTACCCGCTGGTCTCGTGCGCGACCTCGGCGACGAGTTGTACCCCACCGGCGGCGCTGCTGAGCCACACGACGACCGAAATATCGGCGTTCGCGCATAACTTCCAAATCCCGGTGGTACAGCAGAGCAGTCTCAGCGTCGAGAAGGAGATCGGCACTCGCACCGCGGTCGGCGTGAATTACTTGTATGTGCGGGGCATGCACCTGATTCGCGCGCGCGACGTAAACCTGCCCCCGCCCGAGCCGGTGACCTACCCGGTATACGACGAATCGGGAGCGAACCTGCTCGGCTACTACACGATTGATTCTTTCGCGCCGCTGGAAACTGTGCGCTCGTTGAGCTGTCCGTTCCCGCCGTGCGTCGGTGAGGTGCTGCGCCCGATGCCGCAGCTCGGTTCGGTCAACGTATTTGAAAGCGCAGCCACCAGCACGTATCACGGGTTAACCGTTTCGTTGCGCCGGCGCATGCACCACGGCTTCGGAATGCGCCTGGCATACACGTGGTCGCGCGCCATGGACGATGGCCAGGACGCGCTCGTGGTCGGCAGGCCGGCAACGGTGCAGAACTCTTATTCCCCCAACAGCGAGTGGGGGCCGGGCACAAGCGACCAGCGGCACCGCTTCCGGCGGCGTGGACGCTGGAACCGCAGCCCTTTCATCAGGACCGGCCAACGCTGCGATGGCTGTTCAACGATTGGAAAATCGCCGGCGTGGTGA
- the hemW gene encoding radical SAM family heme chaperone HemW: protein MALGIYISVPFCRTKCSFCNFASGVVSRAVFARYVERVCADIAAAEQLAAEVGGRFERDVDSIYLGGGTPTVLEPSGLERMFACVRDKFRVREGAEVTVECAPGTITGEMLQGLVRCGVNRVSLGVQSFVDEESASVGRLHTRAIVLDDLARLRAAGIANISIDLIAGLPHQTRQSWESSLSETIASGVPHVSVYMLEVDEDSRLGRELIAGGQRYHAHFVPDDDVTADLYLQACERLNAAGVQQYEISNFARDGRQSRHNLKYWTRQPYFGFGVDAHSMLGSDLRQARAAMESEISNYLEHAPNFGGARESHDSCFYARMGVESVRLATADTLEPYLSGTPHERKEVGYAAALEEAYFLGLRLNRGLHANELAERYGPEAATMFREQIAELRSLGLLEVSDGVTRLTARGRLLSNEVFQEFVTTEQPETRVARKT, encoded by the coding sequence GTGGCCCTCGGCATCTACATCTCCGTCCCCTTTTGCCGGACCAAGTGCTCGTTCTGCAACTTCGCTTCGGGAGTGGTGTCGCGCGCGGTGTTTGCACGTTACGTAGAACGGGTGTGCGCCGATATCGCAGCAGCGGAGCAACTGGCGGCGGAAGTCGGCGGGAGGTTTGAGCGCGATGTTGATTCCATTTACCTGGGGGGAGGAACGCCAACAGTCCTCGAACCCAGCGGCCTGGAGCGCATGTTTGCCTGCGTGCGCGACAAATTCCGCGTGCGTGAAGGCGCCGAGGTCACCGTCGAGTGCGCGCCCGGCACAATAACGGGGGAGATGCTTCAGGGCCTGGTGCGCTGCGGCGTGAACCGCGTCAGCCTGGGGGTGCAGTCGTTCGTGGACGAAGAATCGGCGAGCGTCGGGCGGTTGCACACGCGTGCGATCGTGTTGGACGACCTGGCGCGGCTGCGGGCGGCGGGGATCGCCAACATCAGCATCGACCTGATTGCCGGACTTCCACATCAGACGCGCCAAAGCTGGGAGTCTTCGCTGTCGGAGACGATTGCCAGCGGCGTGCCTCACGTCAGCGTGTACATGCTGGAGGTAGACGAGGACTCCCGGCTGGGAAGGGAACTGATTGCCGGCGGACAGCGATACCACGCGCACTTCGTGCCGGACGACGACGTCACCGCGGACTTGTACCTGCAGGCGTGCGAGCGGCTGAACGCAGCCGGCGTCCAGCAGTATGAAATTTCGAATTTCGCTCGCGACGGCCGGCAATCGCGGCACAACCTGAAGTACTGGACTCGCCAGCCCTATTTTGGCTTCGGTGTGGACGCGCATTCCATGCTGGGATCGGATTTGCGGCAGGCGCGCGCCGCCATGGAGAGCGAGATCAGTAATTACCTGGAGCACGCGCCGAATTTCGGCGGAGCGCGGGAGTCTCACGATTCCTGTTTCTATGCGCGCATGGGGGTGGAGTCGGTGCGGCTGGCCACTGCAGACACCCTGGAACCGTACCTGAGCGGAACGCCGCACGAGCGCAAAGAAGTGGGGTATGCGGCAGCGCTGGAAGAGGCATATTTCCTGGGCTTGCGTTTGAACCGCGGATTGCATGCCAATGAATTGGCGGAGCGGTACGGTCCGGAGGCGGCGACGATGTTTCGCGAGCAGATCGCGGAGCTGAGGTCGTTGGGGCTGCTTGAGGTCAGCGATGGCGTTACGCGTCTGACGGCGCGCGGGCGCTTGCTGTCGAATGAGGTATTTCAGGAATTTGTGACGACGGAACAGCCGGAAACGCGCGTCGCGAGGAAAACATGA